A window from Myripristis murdjan chromosome 11, fMyrMur1.1, whole genome shotgun sequence encodes these proteins:
- the sgce gene encoding epsilon-sarcoglycan isoform X1, with amino-acid sequence MDLHESNGRMEQSMGLKQRTALYRDVVTILSRSHADRNVYPSAGVLFVHVLEREYFKGEFPPYPKSGDASNDPITFNTNLMGYPDRPGWLRYIQRTPHSDGVLYGSPTAEHVGKPTIIEITAYNRRTFETARHNLVINIMSTEEFPLPYQAEFYIKNMNVEEMLASEVLGDFLGAVKNVWQPERLNAINITSALDRGGRVPLPINNLKEGVYVMVGADVPFSSCLREVESPHNQLRCSQEMEPVISCDKKFRAQFHIDWCKISLVDITKVVMVHSNRPDPGTGILPEFGEYNPPSESLKGRDYFSDFLVTLAVPSAVALVLFFILGYSMCCRREGVEKRNMQTPDIQLVHHSSIQKSTKELRNMSKNREISWPLSTLPVFNPVSGEVVPPIHPDNYETTSMPLMQTQTNLQNQITIPQQRPSGDNYVMSTFRRLEVNGIPEERKVAEALNL; translated from the exons ATGGATTTACATGAGAGCAATGGCCGTATGGAGCAATCCATGGGCTTGAAGCAGAGAACAGCCCTGTACAGAGATG tGGTCACCATCTTGTCGAGGTCGCACGCGGACCGTAACGTCTACCCATCTGCAGGTGTGCTGTTCGTCCACGTTCTGGAGAGAGAGTACTTCAAAGGAGAGTTCCCTCCCTACCCAAAGTCAG GTGATGCCAGCAATGACCCCATCACTTTCAACACCAACCTGATGGGCTACCCTGACAGGCCTGGCTGGCTGCGCTACATCCAGAGGACTCCTCACAGTGATGGCGTGCTCTATGGCTCCCCCACTGCAGAGCATGTTGGCAAGCCCACCATCATAGAG ATTACCGCCTATAACAGACGTACATTTGAGACGGCACGGCATAACTTGGTCATAAACATCATGTCTACTGAAG AGTTCCCGCTGCCATACCAGGCAGAGTTTTACATCAAGAACATGAACGTGGAGGAGATGCTGGCCAGCGAGGTGTTGGGGGATTTCTTGGGGGCGGTGAAGAATGTTTGGCAGCCTGAGCGCCTCAATGCCATCAACATCACCTCAGCGTTGGACCGGGGTGGACGCGTGCCCCTGCCCATCAACAACCTCAAGGAGGG AGTGTATGTCATGGTGGGTGCTGACGTTCCCTTCTCGTCGTGCCTGCGGGAAGTGGAAAGCCCACATAACCAGCTGCGCTGCAGTCAGGAGATGGAGCCTGTCATCAGCTGTGACAAGAAGTTCAGAGCACAGTTCCACATCGACTGGTGTAAGATTTCTCTG GTTGATATCACCAAAGTAGTCATGGTTCACAGCAACCGCCCCGACCCGGGCACCGGGATCCTGCCTGAGTTCGGGGAGTACAACCCCCCCTCCGAGTCTCTGAAGGGCCGGGACTACTTTTCCGACTTCCTTGTCACGCTGGCGGTTCCCTCCGCTGTGGCACTAGTTCTTTTCTTCATCCTCGGCTATTCTATGTGCTGCCGACGGGAAGGGGT ggaaaaaagaaacatgcaaACACCAGA TATCCAGCTGGTTCACCATAGCTCCATCCAGAAGTCCACCAAGGAGCTGAGGAACATGTCCAAGAACCGGGAGATCTCCTGGCCCCTCTCCACCCTACCTGTCTTCAACCCGGTCAGCGGCGAGGTGGTGCCACCCATCCACCCCGACAACTATGAGACGACCAGCATGCCCCTCATGCAGACACAGAC GAACCTGCAAAACCAGATTACGATACCACAGCAACGGCCATCAG GAGATAATTATGTTATGTCAACATTTCGAAGGCTGGAG gtaaatGGTATTCCTGAGGAGAGAAAGGTGGCTGAAGCACTAAACTTGTGA
- the sgce gene encoding epsilon-sarcoglycan isoform X2: protein MDLHESNGRMEQSMGLKQRTALYRDVVTILSRSHADRNVYPSAGVLFVHVLEREYFKGEFPPYPKSGDASNDPITFNTNLMGYPDRPGWLRYIQRTPHSDGVLYGSPTAEHVGKPTIIEITAYNRRTFETARHNLVINIMSTEEFPLPYQAEFYIKNMNVEEMLASEVLGDFLGAVKNVWQPERLNAINITSALDRGGRVPLPINNLKEGVYVMVGADVPFSSCLREVESPHNQLRCSQEMEPVISCDKKFRAQFHIDWCKISLVDITKVVMVHSNRPDPGTGILPEFGEYNPPSESLKGRDYFSDFLVTLAVPSAVALVLFFILGYSMCCRREGVIQLVHHSSIQKSTKELRNMSKNREISWPLSTLPVFNPVSGEVVPPIHPDNYETTSMPLMQTQTNLQNQITIPQQRPSGDNYVMSTFRRLEVNGIPEERKVAEALNL, encoded by the exons ATGGATTTACATGAGAGCAATGGCCGTATGGAGCAATCCATGGGCTTGAAGCAGAGAACAGCCCTGTACAGAGATG tGGTCACCATCTTGTCGAGGTCGCACGCGGACCGTAACGTCTACCCATCTGCAGGTGTGCTGTTCGTCCACGTTCTGGAGAGAGAGTACTTCAAAGGAGAGTTCCCTCCCTACCCAAAGTCAG GTGATGCCAGCAATGACCCCATCACTTTCAACACCAACCTGATGGGCTACCCTGACAGGCCTGGCTGGCTGCGCTACATCCAGAGGACTCCTCACAGTGATGGCGTGCTCTATGGCTCCCCCACTGCAGAGCATGTTGGCAAGCCCACCATCATAGAG ATTACCGCCTATAACAGACGTACATTTGAGACGGCACGGCATAACTTGGTCATAAACATCATGTCTACTGAAG AGTTCCCGCTGCCATACCAGGCAGAGTTTTACATCAAGAACATGAACGTGGAGGAGATGCTGGCCAGCGAGGTGTTGGGGGATTTCTTGGGGGCGGTGAAGAATGTTTGGCAGCCTGAGCGCCTCAATGCCATCAACATCACCTCAGCGTTGGACCGGGGTGGACGCGTGCCCCTGCCCATCAACAACCTCAAGGAGGG AGTGTATGTCATGGTGGGTGCTGACGTTCCCTTCTCGTCGTGCCTGCGGGAAGTGGAAAGCCCACATAACCAGCTGCGCTGCAGTCAGGAGATGGAGCCTGTCATCAGCTGTGACAAGAAGTTCAGAGCACAGTTCCACATCGACTGGTGTAAGATTTCTCTG GTTGATATCACCAAAGTAGTCATGGTTCACAGCAACCGCCCCGACCCGGGCACCGGGATCCTGCCTGAGTTCGGGGAGTACAACCCCCCCTCCGAGTCTCTGAAGGGCCGGGACTACTTTTCCGACTTCCTTGTCACGCTGGCGGTTCCCTCCGCTGTGGCACTAGTTCTTTTCTTCATCCTCGGCTATTCTATGTGCTGCCGACGGGAAGGGGT TATCCAGCTGGTTCACCATAGCTCCATCCAGAAGTCCACCAAGGAGCTGAGGAACATGTCCAAGAACCGGGAGATCTCCTGGCCCCTCTCCACCCTACCTGTCTTCAACCCGGTCAGCGGCGAGGTGGTGCCACCCATCCACCCCGACAACTATGAGACGACCAGCATGCCCCTCATGCAGACACAGAC GAACCTGCAAAACCAGATTACGATACCACAGCAACGGCCATCAG GAGATAATTATGTTATGTCAACATTTCGAAGGCTGGAG gtaaatGGTATTCCTGAGGAGAGAAAGGTGGCTGAAGCACTAAACTTGTGA
- the sgce gene encoding epsilon-sarcoglycan isoform X3, translating into MYAAAVAAWLATVVTILSRSHADRNVYPSAGVLFVHVLEREYFKGEFPPYPKSGDASNDPITFNTNLMGYPDRPGWLRYIQRTPHSDGVLYGSPTAEHVGKPTIIEITAYNRRTFETARHNLVINIMSTEEFPLPYQAEFYIKNMNVEEMLASEVLGDFLGAVKNVWQPERLNAINITSALDRGGRVPLPINNLKEGVYVMVGADVPFSSCLREVESPHNQLRCSQEMEPVISCDKKFRAQFHIDWCKISLVDITKVVMVHSNRPDPGTGILPEFGEYNPPSESLKGRDYFSDFLVTLAVPSAVALVLFFILGYSMCCRREGVEKRNMQTPDIQLVHHSSIQKSTKELRNMSKNREISWPLSTLPVFNPVSGEVVPPIHPDNYETTSMPLMQTQTNLQNQITIPQQRPSGDNYVMSTFRRLEVNGIPEERKVAEALNL; encoded by the exons ATGTACGCTGCGGCCGTTGCGGCATGGCTGGCCACAG tGGTCACCATCTTGTCGAGGTCGCACGCGGACCGTAACGTCTACCCATCTGCAGGTGTGCTGTTCGTCCACGTTCTGGAGAGAGAGTACTTCAAAGGAGAGTTCCCTCCCTACCCAAAGTCAG GTGATGCCAGCAATGACCCCATCACTTTCAACACCAACCTGATGGGCTACCCTGACAGGCCTGGCTGGCTGCGCTACATCCAGAGGACTCCTCACAGTGATGGCGTGCTCTATGGCTCCCCCACTGCAGAGCATGTTGGCAAGCCCACCATCATAGAG ATTACCGCCTATAACAGACGTACATTTGAGACGGCACGGCATAACTTGGTCATAAACATCATGTCTACTGAAG AGTTCCCGCTGCCATACCAGGCAGAGTTTTACATCAAGAACATGAACGTGGAGGAGATGCTGGCCAGCGAGGTGTTGGGGGATTTCTTGGGGGCGGTGAAGAATGTTTGGCAGCCTGAGCGCCTCAATGCCATCAACATCACCTCAGCGTTGGACCGGGGTGGACGCGTGCCCCTGCCCATCAACAACCTCAAGGAGGG AGTGTATGTCATGGTGGGTGCTGACGTTCCCTTCTCGTCGTGCCTGCGGGAAGTGGAAAGCCCACATAACCAGCTGCGCTGCAGTCAGGAGATGGAGCCTGTCATCAGCTGTGACAAGAAGTTCAGAGCACAGTTCCACATCGACTGGTGTAAGATTTCTCTG GTTGATATCACCAAAGTAGTCATGGTTCACAGCAACCGCCCCGACCCGGGCACCGGGATCCTGCCTGAGTTCGGGGAGTACAACCCCCCCTCCGAGTCTCTGAAGGGCCGGGACTACTTTTCCGACTTCCTTGTCACGCTGGCGGTTCCCTCCGCTGTGGCACTAGTTCTTTTCTTCATCCTCGGCTATTCTATGTGCTGCCGACGGGAAGGGGT ggaaaaaagaaacatgcaaACACCAGA TATCCAGCTGGTTCACCATAGCTCCATCCAGAAGTCCACCAAGGAGCTGAGGAACATGTCCAAGAACCGGGAGATCTCCTGGCCCCTCTCCACCCTACCTGTCTTCAACCCGGTCAGCGGCGAGGTGGTGCCACCCATCCACCCCGACAACTATGAGACGACCAGCATGCCCCTCATGCAGACACAGAC GAACCTGCAAAACCAGATTACGATACCACAGCAACGGCCATCAG GAGATAATTATGTTATGTCAACATTTCGAAGGCTGGAG gtaaatGGTATTCCTGAGGAGAGAAAGGTGGCTGAAGCACTAAACTTGTGA
- the sgce gene encoding epsilon-sarcoglycan isoform X4, translated as MDLHESNGRMEQSMGLKQRTALYRDVVTILSRSHADRNVYPSAGVLFVHVLEREYFKGEFPPYPKSGDASNDPITFNTNLMGYPDRPGWLRYIQRTPHSDGVLYGSPTAEHVGKPTIIEITAYNRRTFETARHNLVINIMSTEEFPLPYQAEFYIKNMNVEEMLASEVLGDFLGAVKNVWQPERLNAINITSALDRGGRVPLPINNLKEGVYVMVGADVPFSSCLREVESPHNQLRCSQEMEPVISCDKKFRAQFHIDWCKISLVDITKVVMVHSNRPDPGTGILPEFGEYNPPSESLKGRDYFSDFLVTLAVPSAVALVLFFILGYSMCCRREGVEKRNMQTPDIQLVHHSSIQKSTKELRNMSKNREISWPLSTLPVFNPVSGEVVPPIHPDNYETTSMPLMQTQTNLQNQITIPQQRPSGKWYS; from the exons ATGGATTTACATGAGAGCAATGGCCGTATGGAGCAATCCATGGGCTTGAAGCAGAGAACAGCCCTGTACAGAGATG tGGTCACCATCTTGTCGAGGTCGCACGCGGACCGTAACGTCTACCCATCTGCAGGTGTGCTGTTCGTCCACGTTCTGGAGAGAGAGTACTTCAAAGGAGAGTTCCCTCCCTACCCAAAGTCAG GTGATGCCAGCAATGACCCCATCACTTTCAACACCAACCTGATGGGCTACCCTGACAGGCCTGGCTGGCTGCGCTACATCCAGAGGACTCCTCACAGTGATGGCGTGCTCTATGGCTCCCCCACTGCAGAGCATGTTGGCAAGCCCACCATCATAGAG ATTACCGCCTATAACAGACGTACATTTGAGACGGCACGGCATAACTTGGTCATAAACATCATGTCTACTGAAG AGTTCCCGCTGCCATACCAGGCAGAGTTTTACATCAAGAACATGAACGTGGAGGAGATGCTGGCCAGCGAGGTGTTGGGGGATTTCTTGGGGGCGGTGAAGAATGTTTGGCAGCCTGAGCGCCTCAATGCCATCAACATCACCTCAGCGTTGGACCGGGGTGGACGCGTGCCCCTGCCCATCAACAACCTCAAGGAGGG AGTGTATGTCATGGTGGGTGCTGACGTTCCCTTCTCGTCGTGCCTGCGGGAAGTGGAAAGCCCACATAACCAGCTGCGCTGCAGTCAGGAGATGGAGCCTGTCATCAGCTGTGACAAGAAGTTCAGAGCACAGTTCCACATCGACTGGTGTAAGATTTCTCTG GTTGATATCACCAAAGTAGTCATGGTTCACAGCAACCGCCCCGACCCGGGCACCGGGATCCTGCCTGAGTTCGGGGAGTACAACCCCCCCTCCGAGTCTCTGAAGGGCCGGGACTACTTTTCCGACTTCCTTGTCACGCTGGCGGTTCCCTCCGCTGTGGCACTAGTTCTTTTCTTCATCCTCGGCTATTCTATGTGCTGCCGACGGGAAGGGGT ggaaaaaagaaacatgcaaACACCAGA TATCCAGCTGGTTCACCATAGCTCCATCCAGAAGTCCACCAAGGAGCTGAGGAACATGTCCAAGAACCGGGAGATCTCCTGGCCCCTCTCCACCCTACCTGTCTTCAACCCGGTCAGCGGCGAGGTGGTGCCACCCATCCACCCCGACAACTATGAGACGACCAGCATGCCCCTCATGCAGACACAGAC GAACCTGCAAAACCAGATTACGATACCACAGCAACGGCCATCAG gtaaatGGTATTCCTGA